In a genomic window of Phragmites australis chromosome 14, lpPhrAust1.1, whole genome shotgun sequence:
- the LOC133891410 gene encoding uncharacterized protein LOC133891410 produces MAASGEEYQYGPRGAPHGLLLAVVLGLVVAGPLFLGDSGEAITGAVADLLSPVGLLLLPVGLILVIRVLSSDRGAAALADVFAFGGTPDAVHRVGGSPVGVALLLLLITVLMYYRSSPFGGDGGDDE; encoded by the coding sequence ATGGCGGCGAGCGGGGAGGAGTACCAGTACGGCCCACGAGGGGCGCCGCACGGGCTGCTGCTGGCGGTGGTGCTGGGCCTGGTGGTGGCGGGGCCGCTGTTCCTCGGCGACAGCGGGGAGGCGATCACGGGCGCCGTGGCGGACCTCCTCAGCCCCGTGGGCCTCCTGCTGCTCCCCGTCGGCCTTATCCTCGTCATCCGCGTCCTCTCGTCGGACCGTGGCGCCGCGGCGCTCGCCGACGTCTTCGCCTTCGGCGGGACGCCCGACGCCGTCCACCGCGTCGGGGGATCGCCGGTCGGGGTCGCGCTCCTGCTGCTGCTAATCACCGTGCTGATGTACTACAGGTCGTCGCCGTTTGGCGGCGACGGGGGCGACGACGAGTAG
- the LOC133891409 gene encoding uncharacterized protein LOC133891409, which produces MESETKSKPQTPVHHSHGASFEDKPYPAAARPQRPTSDSHADLARRTSSLPVHPTYFNLLRANHVHPHPRHLPAPRKRQQVRDPAPILAMATASLSAVAAPLSVAGLRKPLGAASSFQPLPPRARPAARMAVRASASMKEKATAGLTAAAVATALVLPDIAEAAQGGLTPSLKNFLLSIVSGGVVLVAIVGAVVAVSNFDPVKRA; this is translated from the coding sequence ATGGAATCAGAAACAAAATCTAAACCTCAGACACCAGTGCACCACAGCCACGGAGCCTCCTTTGAAGATAAGCCTTATCCTGCAGCGGCGCGACCACAGCGTCCCACGTCGGACTCTCATGCTGACCTGGCACGTCGCACCAGCTCCCTCCCTGTCCACCCAACCTACTTTAACCTTCTCCGCGCCAACCATGTCCATCCGCACCCACGCCACCTCCCCGCGCCGAGAAAACGCCAGCAAGTTCGTGACCCAGCGCCGATCCTCGCCATGGCCACAGCGTCTTTGTCCGCCGTCGCGGCACCGCTGTCCGTCGCCGGGCTCAGGAAGCCGCTCGGCGCCGCGTCGTCGTTCCAGCCCCTGCCGCCCAGGGCGAGGCCGGCAGCCAGGATGGCCGTCCGGGCGTCGGCGTCCATGAAGGAGAAGGCGACTGCCGGGCtgacggcggcggccgtggcgaCGGCGCTGGTCCTGCCGGACATTGCGGAGGCAGCGCAGGGGGGGCTGACGCCATCGCTGAAGAACTTTCTGCTCAGCATCGTGTCCGGCGGGGTCGTGCTCGTGGCCATCGTAGGCGCCGTCGTCGCTGTCTCCAACTTCGACCCCGTCAAGCGGGCCTGA